The Desulfuromonas versatilis genome has a segment encoding these proteins:
- a CDS encoding M16 family metallopeptidase produces the protein MYIFRFAAIPTLFLLLAGLAGAETLEEKVREHTLANGLKLLVVERHDSPTFSAYITIGVGGVHETSEERGVAHLLEHMLFKGTKTLGTTDFKAEKKLLEQIEQVGAEIDAIKGQKGVDPRRLEELRAQLASLQERHKQFVVKDEFSRIYSENGGSGYNAFTSKDLTTYLISLPANKLELWAAIEADRMKNAVLREFYTEREVIKEERRRSYESNPDGLLYETLVANAFTVHPYRNPVIGWQSDIDNLTLAETRDFLQRYYAPVNTVVALVGDIEFDQALAMVERYFGDIPPGTPVPGVTAIEPSGVGEKRVRIEFDAEPRLAIAYHKPTLPQRDDYVFDLIDHILAEGRTSRLYRSLVLEKQLATSISTYGAPGSGYDNLFVISAIPRHPHTAEEVEAAVYQELERLAAEPVSAAELAKALNWLRTDRLRFLKGNGGLARMLTYYQTLLGDWRYLVTYDEVVAGIGAAEIQAVAAKYFTPANRTVAILAKGEK, from the coding sequence ATGTACATTTTTCGCTTCGCCGCTATCCCGACCCTGTTTCTGCTGCTGGCCGGCCTGGCCGGGGCCGAGACCCTCGAGGAAAAAGTCCGTGAGCATACCCTGGCCAACGGCCTCAAGCTGCTGGTGGTCGAGCGCCACGATTCGCCAACCTTTTCCGCCTACATCACCATCGGAGTCGGCGGGGTTCACGAAACGAGCGAGGAGCGCGGGGTGGCCCACCTGCTCGAGCATATGCTGTTCAAGGGGACCAAGACCCTGGGAACCACCGACTTCAAAGCGGAAAAGAAGCTGCTGGAGCAGATCGAGCAGGTCGGCGCCGAGATCGACGCCATCAAGGGGCAAAAGGGGGTCGATCCCCGGCGCCTCGAGGAGCTGAGGGCCCAGCTGGCCAGCCTGCAGGAGCGCCACAAGCAGTTCGTGGTGAAGGATGAGTTTTCCAGGATCTACAGCGAAAACGGAGGCTCCGGCTACAACGCCTTCACCAGCAAGGACCTGACCACCTACCTGATCTCGCTGCCGGCCAACAAGCTGGAGCTGTGGGCGGCCATCGAGGCCGACCGGATGAAAAACGCCGTCCTGCGCGAGTTCTACACCGAGCGGGAGGTGATCAAGGAGGAGCGGCGGCGCTCCTACGAGTCCAACCCCGATGGCCTGCTTTACGAGACCCTGGTGGCCAACGCCTTTACCGTGCACCCCTACCGCAACCCGGTGATCGGCTGGCAGTCCGACATCGACAATCTCACCCTGGCCGAGACCCGCGATTTTCTGCAGCGCTATTACGCGCCGGTCAACACCGTGGTCGCCCTGGTCGGGGACATCGAATTCGACCAGGCGCTGGCGATGGTGGAGCGCTATTTCGGCGACATCCCTCCGGGCACCCCGGTTCCCGGGGTTACCGCCATCGAGCCGTCCGGGGTGGGGGAGAAGCGGGTGCGCATCGAGTTCGACGCCGAACCCCGACTGGCCATCGCCTACCACAAGCCGACCCTGCCGCAGCGCGACGATTACGTCTTCGATCTCATCGACCACATCCTGGCCGAGGGGCGCACCTCGCGGCTGTATCGCTCGCTGGTGCTGGAGAAGCAGCTGGCCACCTCCATCTCGACCTACGGCGCCCCCGGATCGGGCTACGACAACCTGTTCGTGATCTCCGCGATCCCCAGGCACCCCCACACCGCCGAGGAAGTGGAAGCGGCGGTTTACCAAGAGCTCGAACGCCTGGCCGCCGAGCCGGTGAGCGCCGCAGAACTGGCGAAGGCCCTGAACTGGCTGCGCACCGACCGGCTGCGCTTTCTCAAGGGCAACGGCGGCCTGGCCCGGATGCTCACCTACTACCAGACCCTGCTCGGCGACTGGCGCTACCTGGTCACCTACGACGAGGTGGTGGCCGGCATCGGCGCCGCGGAGATCCAGGCTGTCGCGGCCAAATATTTCACCCCCGCCAACCGCACCGTGGCGATTCTTGCCAAGGGAGAAAAATAA
- a CDS encoding YkgJ family cysteine cluster protein, which yields MKKIAAHSADPGLANYRQLVARVDELCARIVGEFSAQIACRRGCDACCRHLALFQVEAAALALALEELGGARADHIRARAAAASPEGPCPLLEDGACLLYAARPLICRTHGLPLLSTGEQGQKVDFCPENFRDMSSLPARAVVNLEVLNTALVSVNRLFAATLLGDESLAGKRLTIAEALQLKPE from the coding sequence ATGAAAAAGATTGCCGCCCATTCGGCAGATCCCGGCCTGGCCAATTACCGGCAACTGGTTGCGCGGGTCGATGAACTTTGCGCCCGCATCGTCGGAGAGTTCTCCGCGCAGATCGCCTGCCGCCGGGGCTGCGACGCCTGCTGTCGGCACCTGGCCCTGTTCCAGGTGGAAGCCGCGGCCCTCGCCCTGGCCCTGGAGGAGCTCGGCGGGGCGCGGGCCGACCATATCCGGGCCCGGGCCGCCGCGGCGTCGCCGGAGGGCCCCTGCCCGCTGCTCGAGGACGGAGCCTGCCTGCTCTATGCCGCCCGGCCCCTGATCTGCAGGACCCACGGCCTGCCCCTGCTGAGCACAGGGGAGCAGGGGCAGAAGGTTGATTTCTGCCCGGAAAATTTCCGGGACATGAGTTCGTTGCCGGCCCGCGCCGTGGTCAACCTCGAGGTTCTCAATACCGCCCTGGTCTCGGTCAACCGCCTGTTCGCGGCTACCCTGCTGGGGGATGAATCCCTCGCCGGCAAGCGACTGACCATCGCCGAGGCGCTGCAGTTGAAGCCGGAGTAG
- a CDS encoding MlaE family ABC transporter permease, with the protein MLLNALENRIKVYLVEVDAYARLTLTALLKSLSRRIYFRELVFQFDRIGFESLFIVMLTGVFTGMVMALQGVALFNRFGATNLVGSVIGASIVRELGPVLAALMVAGRVGSAITAELGTMKVTEQIDAYLVEGTDVVRKLVVPRFLACLLSMPLLTVFADAVAILGGFFIISTTTEINATYYWLSVIDFLTISDVFLGCAKPLFFGLVIASISCHLGMRARHGSAGVGVAAKRAVVLSSVFILVSDFFLTKIFLVLFP; encoded by the coding sequence ATGCTGCTGAATGCCCTCGAAAACCGCATCAAGGTCTATCTCGTCGAGGTGGACGCCTACGCCCGGCTGACCCTGACCGCCCTGCTCAAGTCCCTCTCCCGGCGCATCTATTTCCGCGAGCTGGTCTTTCAGTTCGACCGCATCGGCTTCGAGTCCCTGTTCATCGTCATGCTCACCGGTGTGTTTACCGGCATGGTCATGGCCCTGCAGGGGGTGGCGCTGTTCAACCGCTTCGGGGCCACCAACCTGGTCGGCAGCGTGATCGGCGCCTCCATCGTGCGCGAACTCGGCCCGGTGCTGGCCGCGTTGATGGTCGCCGGCCGGGTCGGTTCGGCGATCACCGCCGAGCTGGGGACCATGAAGGTGACCGAGCAGATCGACGCCTACCTGGTGGAGGGGACCGACGTGGTGCGCAAGCTGGTGGTGCCGCGCTTTCTCGCCTGCCTGCTGAGCATGCCGCTGCTCACGGTGTTCGCCGACGCGGTGGCGATCCTTGGCGGCTTTTTCATCATCAGCACCACCACCGAGATCAACGCCACCTACTACTGGCTCTCGGTGATCGATTTCCTGACCATCTCCGATGTGTTCCTGGGCTGCGCCAAGCCCCTGTTCTTCGGTCTGGTCATCGCCTCGATCTCCTGCCACCTGGGGATGCGCGCCCGCCACGGCTCGGCCGGGGTCGGGGTGGCGGCCAAGCGGGCCGTGGTGCTCTCCTCGGTATTCATCCTGGTCTCGGACTTTTTCCTGACCAAGATCTTCCTGGTGCTGTTCCCATGA
- a CDS encoding MlaD family protein gives MKRSMKISWAEVRMGVFLIAALALLGLATFVVGEKTRIFTPTTTVEVVLPDVQGLRVGAPVWLSGVVIGSVAEIAFSDPLKSDQVSVVLRLEESAAGRLGQDARVSIQTRGLLGEKYVEIVPGDRLGIPAEPLHGVAPLGLDQVIDRAYVAFDRIGQLAEQIENREGSLGKLLTDPTLYDTLVGFAEQFKGLNETMTTGQGTLAKALNDPGLYDRLVAFAARGEAAARRFETFVAGLENPEGTLGRLVNDPALYNEGLAALRRAQSSLAEFEALAAAVRNGEGTAGRLVTEDELHDKLNRTLDDLDILLRDLRENPGRYVRFSLF, from the coding sequence GTGAAGCGCAGCATGAAGATCTCCTGGGCCGAGGTGCGCATGGGGGTGTTCCTGATCGCGGCCCTGGCCCTGCTCGGGCTGGCCACTTTCGTTGTCGGCGAAAAAACCCGCATTTTCACCCCGACCACCACCGTGGAGGTGGTGCTGCCCGATGTCCAGGGCCTGCGCGTCGGGGCGCCGGTGTGGCTCTCCGGGGTGGTGATCGGCTCGGTGGCGGAGATCGCCTTCTCCGATCCGCTCAAATCCGACCAGGTGTCGGTGGTTCTGCGCCTGGAGGAGTCGGCGGCCGGCCGGCTGGGGCAGGACGCCCGGGTGTCGATCCAGACCCGGGGCCTGCTGGGGGAGAAATACGTGGAAATCGTCCCCGGTGACAGGCTCGGGATTCCGGCTGAGCCTCTGCACGGGGTCGCTCCCCTGGGGCTGGACCAGGTCATCGACCGGGCCTACGTGGCCTTCGACCGCATCGGCCAGCTGGCGGAGCAGATCGAGAACCGGGAAGGAAGTCTCGGCAAGCTGCTCACCGACCCGACCCTGTACGATACCCTGGTCGGCTTCGCCGAGCAGTTCAAAGGGCTCAACGAGACCATGACCACGGGGCAGGGGACTTTGGCCAAGGCCCTCAACGACCCCGGGCTCTATGACCGGCTGGTGGCCTTTGCGGCCCGCGGCGAGGCGGCCGCCCGGCGCTTCGAAACCTTTGTCGCCGGGCTGGAGAACCCCGAAGGCACCCTCGGCCGGCTGGTCAACGACCCGGCCCTGTACAACGAGGGGCTGGCGGCCCTGCGCCGTGCGCAGAGCTCGCTGGCCGAATTCGAAGCCCTGGCCGCCGCGGTCCGCAACGGGGAGGGGACCGCCGGGCGGCTGGTCACCGAGGACGAGCTGCACGACAAGCTGAATCGCACCCTCGACGACCTGGATATCCTGCTGCGCGACCTGCGCGAGAACCCCGGCCGGTATGTGCGGTTTTCGCTGTTTTGA
- a CDS encoding YihY/virulence factor BrkB family protein produces MANLRQNIDRLKLFLTREIWELDPTTLSRSRFLLLRPLRISAFVIRDFIADRCLLRASALTYTTLLSIVPLLAMMVAVLKGLGVQNTLEPLILEKIAVGTEEVVGQIIGYINNTNMARLGVFGFCTLFLTVLALLSNIEKSFNHIWGVTETRSIMRRFADYFSVVTFGPVLVVLAISMTSTLQSMAFMERLEELAYVGEALLFLFKIGPFVGMWIAFTALYLFMPNCKVTYRAAMIGGIFGGTLWQLAQWGYVHFQVGVARYNAIYGTMAALPILMVWIYLSWLIVLLGLELAYAWQNLRLVPNDIRGEEVNFSSREQIALTVMLVIGEAYSRGERNWDISRISTELDLPPRLAKDVLGQLVDLGFLSEVRDGEAEKFAYQPGRSPDTLQIHALLEGLKKDGVDFTRLRPTPQGEVIRELEAHMETAGQKVLGSLTLHDLVQRMTEKKGREA; encoded by the coding sequence ATGGCGAATCTCAGGCAGAACATCGATCGACTCAAACTCTTTCTGACCCGGGAGATCTGGGAACTCGACCCGACCACCCTGAGCCGCAGCCGTTTCCTGCTGTTGCGTCCGCTGCGGATCTCCGCCTTCGTGATCCGCGACTTCATCGCCGATCGCTGCCTGCTGCGCGCCTCGGCCCTGACCTACACCACCCTGCTGTCCATCGTGCCGCTGCTGGCCATGATGGTGGCGGTGCTCAAGGGGCTCGGGGTGCAGAACACCCTGGAGCCGCTGATCCTGGAAAAGATCGCCGTCGGCACCGAGGAGGTGGTCGGCCAGATCATCGGCTACATCAACAACACCAACATGGCCAGGCTCGGGGTGTTCGGTTTCTGCACCCTGTTTCTGACGGTTCTGGCGCTGCTCTCCAACATCGAGAAGAGCTTCAACCACATCTGGGGAGTGACGGAAACCCGCAGCATCATGCGGCGCTTCGCCGACTATTTCTCGGTGGTCACCTTCGGCCCGGTGCTGGTCGTGCTGGCCATCTCCATGACCTCCACCCTGCAGAGCATGGCCTTCATGGAGCGGCTCGAAGAGCTGGCCTATGTGGGCGAGGCGCTGCTGTTCCTGTTCAAGATCGGTCCCTTCGTGGGGATGTGGATCGCCTTCACCGCCCTCTACCTGTTCATGCCCAATTGCAAGGTCACCTACCGGGCGGCCATGATCGGCGGCATTTTCGGCGGCACCCTCTGGCAGCTCGCCCAATGGGGGTATGTGCATTTTCAGGTCGGGGTGGCCCGCTACAACGCCATTTACGGCACCATGGCCGCCCTGCCGATCCTGATGGTCTGGATCTACCTGAGCTGGCTGATCGTGCTGCTCGGCCTCGAGCTGGCCTACGCCTGGCAGAACCTGCGCCTGGTGCCCAACGACATCCGCGGCGAAGAGGTCAACTTCTCCAGCCGCGAGCAGATCGCCCTCACCGTCATGCTGGTGATCGGCGAGGCCTATTCCCGGGGGGAGCGCAACTGGGACATCAGCCGGATCTCCACCGAACTCGACCTGCCGCCGCGGTTGGCGAAAGACGTCCTCGGTCAGCTGGTCGATCTCGGTTTTCTCTCCGAGGTGCGCGACGGCGAGGCGGAAAAATTCGCCTATCAGCCGGGGCGCTCCCCCGACACCCTGCAGATTCACGCCCTTCTGGAAGGGCTGAAAAAAGACGGCGTCGACTTCACCCGCCTGCGCCCCACCCCGCAGGGCGAGGTGATCCGCGAACTCGAGGCGCACATGGAAACCGCCGGGCAGAAGGTGTTGGGGAGCCTCACCCTGCACGACCTGGTGCAGCGGATGACTGAGAAAAAGGGGCGTGAGGCGTGA
- a CDS encoding nucleoside recognition domain-containing protein, with protein sequence MMEALLAALAGGLKLSFKLLLIVVPLVTAFEVLRYLPVFKRAGRALDPLMRGMGLTRDAAVPLFTGIFLGIAYGAGIIIRVARAKGLPRRELFLMGLFLATCHAVVEDTLIFVVIGGDPWIMLGVRVVLAGALTAILARLWRKRQDALQ encoded by the coding sequence ATGATGGAGGCCCTGCTGGCGGCCCTTGCCGGGGGTCTCAAACTATCCTTCAAACTGCTGCTGATCGTGGTGCCGCTGGTCACCGCCTTCGAGGTGCTGCGCTACCTGCCGGTGTTCAAGCGGGCCGGCCGGGCGCTGGACCCGCTGATGCGCGGCATGGGGCTGACCCGGGACGCGGCCGTGCCGCTGTTCACGGGGATTTTTCTCGGCATCGCCTACGGCGCCGGCATCATCATCCGGGTGGCCCGGGCAAAGGGGCTGCCGCGCCGCGAACTGTTCCTGATGGGCCTGTTTCTCGCCACCTGCCACGCGGTGGTGGAAGACACCCTGATCTTCGTGGTGATCGGCGGCGATCCCTGGATCATGCTCGGTGTCCGGGTGGTCCTCGCCGGGGCCCTGACCGCCATCCTGGCCCGGCTCTGGCGCAAGCGCCAGGATGCCCTTCAATAA
- a CDS encoding ABC transporter ATP-binding protein, with amino-acid sequence MIRLEDVYLSLGGRQVLEGISFEIGKAERAVILGPSGAGRSSILRVILGLWKPDRGGVQLDGEDIHALEEKELIEHRKRLAMVFQGGALFDTLTVGENVGYRLFEEGRLPVAQIEAIVRRVLAAMGLEDAIDLFPGQLSGGMRKRVAIARAIAVEPACILFDEPTAGLDPLASSRVNELIVECQRHGKATLVVTHDLVCAYRVGERFMFIDDGKILFDGDRRGFESCPNPQLCEFLNPGGGQAGASGGAR; translated from the coding sequence ATGATCCGCCTGGAGGACGTCTACCTGTCGCTGGGCGGCCGGCAGGTGCTCGAGGGCATCTCCTTCGAAATCGGCAAGGCCGAGCGGGCGGTGATTCTCGGGCCCTCCGGGGCCGGAAGGAGTTCCATTCTCCGGGTGATCCTGGGCCTGTGGAAACCCGACCGGGGAGGCGTGCAACTCGACGGGGAAGACATCCACGCCCTGGAGGAAAAAGAGCTGATCGAGCACCGCAAGCGCCTGGCCATGGTATTCCAGGGCGGCGCCCTCTTCGACACCCTGACGGTGGGCGAAAACGTCGGCTACCGGCTGTTCGAGGAAGGCCGGCTGCCGGTGGCGCAGATCGAGGCCATCGTCCGCCGGGTCCTGGCCGCCATGGGGCTGGAGGACGCCATCGACCTCTTCCCCGGCCAGCTTTCCGGGGGGATGCGCAAGCGCGTCGCTATTGCCCGGGCGATCGCCGTGGAACCGGCCTGCATCCTGTTCGACGAGCCGACCGCGGGGCTCGATCCGCTGGCCTCGAGCCGGGTCAACGAGCTCATCGTCGAGTGCCAGCGCCACGGCAAGGCCACCCTGGTGGTGACCCACGACTTGGTCTGCGCCTACCGGGTGGGAGAGCGCTTCATGTTCATCGACGACGGAAAAATCCTCTTTGACGGCGACCGCCGGGGTTTCGAATCCTGCCCCAACCCGCAGCTGTGCGAGTTCCTCAATCCCGGCGGGGGGCAAGCGGGGGCTTCGGGAGGTGCGCGGTGA
- a CDS encoding M16 family metallopeptidase, with the protein MSRLLPLLLTATLLLAACAPATPRPDQLSFAPLEFHVPEVERIDLPSGIRLYLKEDHELPLVSISAMIGGGTIGDPADKTGATDLFASLLRTGGAGSMSPEELDARLEFLAAELSVAADTYAVSAGMSLRSADLREGVAILADVLRRPRFDEGRLELARKQAIEGIRRRDDDPGSVASRALMQALYGEHPLGRVATVESITAVARQDLVEHHRSYFHPSNLWLGITGDFDRGQLLELLQSAFGDWPRGQAPTVALPPLVEPAPPAVWVAEKSIPQTTIMFGEIGVDKDNPDLQAVRVMNYILGGGGFNSRLMSEVRSDRGLAYSVYSYYQVGRRLPGPFIAGCETKSESTLEVVKLMRRIMTELREQPVSEQELQLAKESLINSFVFAFEDSHDVITQKMRLDYYAYPEDYLQTYREKVAAVSVEDVLRVARRYLNPERQALVLVGDRAAFDGDPGALGTVRRVEAGQ; encoded by the coding sequence ATGTCCCGTCTGCTGCCGCTGCTGTTGACCGCCACGCTGCTGCTCGCCGCCTGCGCCCCGGCCACCCCGCGCCCCGACCAGCTGAGCTTCGCCCCCCTTGAATTCCACGTTCCGGAGGTCGAGCGCATCGATCTGCCCAGCGGGATCCGCCTCTACCTCAAGGAGGACCACGAGTTGCCGCTGGTGAGCATCTCCGCCATGATCGGCGGGGGCACCATCGGCGACCCGGCCGACAAGACCGGGGCGACCGACCTGTTCGCCTCGCTGCTGCGCACCGGCGGGGCCGGTTCCATGAGCCCCGAGGAGCTCGATGCCCGGCTGGAATTCCTGGCCGCCGAGCTCTCCGTGGCGGCCGACACCTACGCCGTCTCCGCCGGCATGTCCCTGCGCAGCGCCGATCTGCGCGAGGGGGTCGCGATCCTCGCCGATGTGCTGCGCCGCCCCCGCTTCGACGAAGGCCGGCTCGAACTGGCCCGCAAACAGGCCATCGAGGGGATCCGGCGCCGCGACGACGACCCGGGCTCTGTGGCCTCGCGCGCCCTGATGCAGGCCCTCTACGGCGAGCATCCCCTGGGCCGGGTCGCCACCGTGGAGAGTATTACCGCCGTTGCGCGGCAGGACCTGGTGGAGCATCACCGGAGTTATTTCCACCCCAGCAACCTCTGGTTGGGCATCACCGGGGACTTCGACCGCGGGCAGCTGCTGGAGTTGCTGCAGTCGGCCTTCGGGGACTGGCCCCGGGGGCAGGCCCCGACGGTCGCCCTGCCGCCGCTGGTCGAGCCGGCGCCGCCGGCGGTCTGGGTCGCCGAGAAGTCGATCCCCCAGACCACTATCATGTTCGGGGAGATCGGCGTCGACAAGGACAACCCCGACCTGCAGGCGGTGCGGGTGATGAACTACATCCTTGGCGGCGGCGGCTTCAATTCGCGGCTGATGAGCGAGGTGCGCTCCGACCGGGGGCTGGCCTACTCGGTCTACTCCTATTACCAGGTCGGGCGCCGCCTGCCCGGGCCCTTCATCGCCGGCTGCGAAACCAAGAGCGAGTCGACCCTGGAGGTGGTGAAGCTGATGCGCCGGATCATGACCGAGCTGCGCGAACAGCCGGTGTCGGAGCAGGAGCTGCAGCTGGCCAAGGAGAGCCTGATCAACTCCTTCGTCTTCGCCTTCGAGGACAGCCACGACGTGATCACCCAGAAGATGCGCCTCGACTACTACGCCTACCCCGAGGACTACCTGCAGACCTATCGGGAGAAGGTGGCCGCGGTGAGCGTCGAGGACGTGCTGCGGGTGGCCCGCAGGTACCTCAACCCCGAGCGCCAGGCCCTGGTGCTGGTCGGTGACAGGGCCGCCTTCGACGGCGACCCCGGGGCGCTGGGGACGGTCCGCAGGGTCGAGGCGGGGCAATAA
- a CDS encoding UDP-2,3-diacylglucosamine diphosphatase encodes MKDVFLADAHLLDPADGNYRRLLEFFESLRGRTRTLYLLGDIFEFWIGYRHSVFAPYVPVLEALRRLREDGARIVYVEGNHDFHMGPYFRETLDCQVLPDGGSIRIDGCLVHISHGDLVNSADHGYRRLRMLLRSAPMRLVIKLVPPDWAWGISRWASRQSRKGHEEKRRRWVPEQMLENHARQRFAEGHQAVITGHFHAPLFREFDQGPLIGLGDWITQYSYATCENGRFELHTFKGE; translated from the coding sequence ATGAAAGATGTCTTCCTCGCCGATGCCCACCTGCTTGACCCCGCCGACGGCAACTACCGGCGGCTGCTCGAGTTTTTCGAGTCGCTGCGCGGCCGCACCCGCACCTTGTACCTGCTGGGGGACATCTTCGAGTTCTGGATCGGCTACCGGCATTCGGTCTTCGCCCCTTACGTGCCGGTGCTCGAGGCGCTTCGCCGGCTCCGCGAGGACGGTGCCCGGATCGTCTACGTGGAGGGAAACCACGACTTCCACATGGGACCCTATTTCCGGGAAACCCTCGATTGCCAGGTCCTGCCCGATGGCGGCTCGATCCGGATCGACGGGTGCCTGGTCCACATCAGCCACGGCGACCTGGTCAACAGCGCGGATCACGGCTACCGCCGGCTGCGGATGCTGCTGCGCAGCGCCCCGATGCGCCTGGTGATAAAGCTGGTCCCCCCCGACTGGGCCTGGGGCATCTCGCGCTGGGCCAGCCGGCAAAGCCGCAAGGGCCATGAAGAAAAACGCCGCCGCTGGGTCCCTGAGCAGATGCTCGAGAACCACGCCCGGCAGCGCTTTGCCGAAGGGCACCAGGCCGTCATCACCGGCCACTTCCACGCCCCCCTGTTCCGTGAGTTCGACCAGGGCCCGCTCATCGGCCTCGGCGACTGGATCACCCAGTACTCCTACGCCACCTGCGAAAACGGCCGCTTCGAACTGCACACCTTTAAAGGCGAGTGA